A region of the Lycium barbarum isolate Lr01 chromosome 1, ASM1917538v2, whole genome shotgun sequence genome:
TTGCTTCCAAAGAGAGAACTATGAAGGAATGGGAAAAACTCTTCCTAGTTGCTGGTTTTAGTGCATATGAAATAACAACCACCTCTTGGCTTGAGGTCTCTAATTGAAATTCATCCTTAAAAAGAACACGATGATGGATCTTTCCACTTACTTATCAGCCCATAATTCACACTTACTTTCTTCAAGAAATAACTTTTTGTTTGACATCTCGTtgattcaagaaaatggaagttgaTTCGGGCAGGAAaagtgaacaactgatagttggcatgttttttgataaatagttggtgatagttcaggtaggaaactcgcATACCtaatagttcaggtgtgttttttacAATTAACTCTATACGTAATGAGATTGCCACAAACCACACGTTCCTTAGTGGAGCTTAAGAGATTGCCAATCGCTGAATACTATATATGCTCCAGCTAAATTAATTAGGTAACAGTCCAAATTTGCTCATGAACTATGTGAAATGatctaaaaaaaaaatccctgTTATTTGGTTTAAACCAAACAATGAAAGTAGTTGAAACCAAGTAATACTAATTACACTTAAATTTAATGCAGATATATTCTCTCACCAAAAGTTTTACACcctaataagaaataataaatccTCTAACGAGACATTAAAAACTGGAAAAATACTATGCTACTGTAGCTGATCAGATGTTTTAGCTATTAATGAAGTGAGATTTTCAAAGTCTCCATGAATGTTAGATGATCAACCAGAAGGTAACAATTAGGAAGAAAAAAAGTAGGTAGCACAGCATAATTGTATTTGCACTCACCCCTTCTCACATTGAGCAAACGAACCACTCGAAACCAAACCTTtacattctttaaaaaaaaaaaaaaacaaaaaaaaaaaaagaggaaattaCTAGTCCCTATATATATGCATACCTTGTGATCCAGAGCTTCACAATTGCAATATTACTAAGTATAGCATATTGAGATATAGACATGGAAATGAAATGGCTTACTCTAATGGTAACAATGATGGCAGCCTTGGCCATATTTGAAGGTGATTTGGCTATGGCCAATCTCATGGAGGTGAAATGTATAGAACACTGCATGAATGATTGCAAAATAATTGGCATAGCTACTGCTGCTTGCTTGAAATTCTGCCCACTTCACTGTGTTCCACCTATGCCTTCACCTGAAGTCCGCTATTGCAGTGTTCGATGCGTTCTTGAACATTGTGTTGACTACCAGAACGGTATGTTCTTCCGCTCCAATTTCTGCGCgtcatatttttcttttttgtcgGGCATAAGAAAATGTCATACAGTATTTTCTTATtttgaaacaatttaactttgaaCTTgtcattttactcttaatgagatgatttataaccataTAAATGTTTGTGACTTGTTTTAAACCACGAATTTCAAAcgtctttctttctcttcttaaaTTGTGTGCCCAATCAAAGTGCATTTAAATTGGGACATAGGAATGATTATTTTCTTGATATCCTGTTTTACGCCAATAAGATAATTTAACTGACTATAGCAAGTCAACATTACtctaattttcaaaaaaaaaatattaggcgATGAAAAGTACTTTGTTGTAAGTCGACTTAACACAAATGAAGTGCGAACGAGTATACTCTTATATGCACATAAAATATTGACTTAACACATGGTCAATCCTTTAAACTTGTCAGGATATCCATTTAGGCACTTTAACTAAACCATGTTCTAATTGAACACATCAACTCCTAATAAAAGTGTTTCAATTAGATACTTTTGattcaaatttttaaaaaaattgtgcgTGTGTTTTCATTCGTTTATTAAGTAGTTAAGTCaatcacataaaatatgtcatctaCTTTAATTATACGCATCAACCTCAAATAGAAAAATGTCTAGAATTTTACGGCGATCACATTTTTTATGTGGGTTACTTGACTACCTACTAAACGAATGAAAACAGACGCAAAagttttttaaattttgtatcgAAAGTGTCTAATTGAACACTTTATTAGGAGCTGAAACGTTCAATTAGAACAAGACttagttcgagtgtctaaatgaaatatcCTCACAAGTTTAAGAAGTTA
Encoded here:
- the LOC132617384 gene encoding protein TAP1-like, with protein sequence MEMKWLTLMVTMMAALAIFEGDLAMANLMEVKCIEHCMNDCKIIGIATAACLKFCPLHCVPPMPSPEVRYCSVRCVLEHCVDYQNEEEKLVGCASNCRNKNHC